The window gaaatcatgaagggggcaaacactttttcacaccactgtgtctGAGAACACTATAATTatactgagatttttttttctgcatttgacTGCAACAGTATTGTCCAAAAAAGTGTTTCATGGAACACTTTGACAGGGCTGTCACCGCTTGCCAGACAATGAGAATGTCCCACattatgccgcttctcctcattagggtcgcgggggtatgctggagcctatcccagctgatttcgggcgacaggtggagtacaccctggactggttgtcccacattatatataaataaaaatgtgttttgctaATAAATTTGCACATGTGTTGAACTAGAGCTGCCACAACTAGTACATTGTGCACACCAATATTATGTAATGAGGTGCTTTCAAAGCTGCTGCATCATCACGCCActaaaacaatgtttttgttcCAGTCATCGTCATGTGCATGCACTCTGTCCTGCTTGGAGGAGAGCCACAGGCTGCTTTCCTCCTCAAGGCGCAGCAAATGGGCCTGACCTCTGGGAAGTATGTCTTCATGCCCTACGACACGCTGCACTACAGTTTGCCCTACAGCACCTCCTACTTCCCCCTTCAAAACAACAGCCTGCTGAGGGAGGCCTATGATGCCGTGCTCACCATCACCATTGCCTCAGACCCCATGTCCTTCACTGAGGCTTTGACTGTTGCAGAGAAAAGTGGGGAATTGACGCTAAGTGTTGCCTCTGAGCAGGTGGGTGTAAAAAGCAGCCGAAGTGTTATGACTTAAAAATGACATCTGCTCTCAATGCAGGTTAATCCGCTATTCGGGACCATCTACAACAGCATTTATCTCCTGGCCAAGTCCATCCACAAGACCAAGAGAGCCGGCATGCGTCTTTCGGGCTCAAACCTGGCCTTCTATACAAAGAACATAACCTTCAGTGGCTTCAACCAGAAGGTACAGGTGGACAATACGGGTGAAATCAAAACCAGTTACGTCATCTTGGACACCAACAACGTCGGGAGTCAGCTCTACCCGACATACGTGGTGGATCTTCTGTCCGGGCGGCTTCGCTTTGCCGGgaagtccatccattttccaggAGAGTCTCCTCCACCGTCAGATTCCAGCTGCTGGTTTGTTCAAAGTGCTCTCTGCACAGGAGGTAGGGGCCTTTTGGGATGTATTTTTTAAGTAGAATGTTCCGAATGCCCGGTTCCATGCAAGTGTTATATTGAATAGAATAACACTGCCCAAAGAAGTTGCCTATAGATCAACTTCCCACCACTGACAACATGTTATTTtgctttagaccaggggtggccaaacttttcccagcgagggccacatagtaaaaaattaaaggatacaactttgtcactttgatattttgtaaagcaaagcatgtacatatgctaagaagttacatatatttcaagaaaaagctgcttataggtccatccatccattttcctccgctcatCTGTGTCCGGGTCgcgagggcagcagtctcagtagggaagcccagacttcccggtccccggtcacctcctccagctccaccgggaggacaccaaggcattcccaggtcagctgtgaaacataatccctccagcgtgtcctaggtctgccccggggccttcttccAGCTGGGCACGCCCGGAAAACCTCACCAGGGACGCGTTTGGGAGTGACCGCGTTCCTGCAAacgctgcaccaatccgcctatcaacctcacgttccaaccttccctcactcgtgaacaagaccccgagatacttgaactcctccacctggggcaaaatggatgcaatccacccttttctgactgagaaccatggccttggatttggaggtgctgagtctcatcccagaagcttcacactcacagctgcaaaccgccccagtaaacgctgaaggtcaaagcccgatgaggccatcaggaccacatcgtctgcaaatagcagagacgatatcctagtgcccccaaactggactcccttgaaaccttggctgcgcctagaaattctgtgcatgaaaattatgaacagaatcggtgacaaagggcagccttggtggaggccaacgttcaaaCAGGCTCAACTTACTgttggcaatgccaaccaggcacctgctccgattgtacaaagaccaaatggcacgtagtagacCGAGACGAAAACCACATCGCGCTTCctgtacccttctctccagcaccctgaaatagactttcccagggaggctgaggagtgtgatcccctatagttggaaaaCACTTGAAAAGgcggaccaccaccccggtctgccaatccagaggtactgttcccgacttccacgcaatgtttaAGAGACTTTGCCTTGGCACTGCATGATACTGGTAAACATTTATTTAGCTACTGAATAAtcaaccacaacaataaacataatgGCCACAAATATACGACAGAAACTTAAATGGTAGTATCCCATAACCCATCTTAGTATTTGCTTTGTGTGCCTGACTCATTGCTCCTGCCGACCCTCCATGTCCTTTATCAGCTGTGTTGGGCAACATTGTGCAGATGTCGCTGATATTGAGcccagtgagtgtgtgtttctttAGTGCTTCATCCCCATCGTGTTGTTGTCATCCATAGGTGTGGAGCTCACCTACATTATTGCAGTGTTTTCCGTCATTTTCGCTCTGGCTGTAACGGGGCTCGCCATCGGTCTTTACATTAGGTATACAACCAGTCCACCATGATATGTTGTAGCAAGGTGTGCTGTCATGGGTTGATTTCATGATCTTTTGTGGATCCGACCCACAGAAGGAAACTCCAACAAATCCAGCTGGTGAAAGGTCCAAATCGGATCCTGCTGACCTTAGAGGATCTTACATTCATCAACCCTCAGCTCAGCAAGAAGGTCAGCGGTCATGTTGTCAGCCGGTGTTTGGCTTTAGATCATTATCATCTGTTTCATTTCTACACAGAAAATCACTTTAGAGGACCTGAGCGAGTCTAAAAGTGCTTTGGAGGAGAAATCCGCCGACCGCTCACACTCGGCGCACAGCACGCAGACGGCGACTCACGAGACCACCAACGTTGCCGTTTTTGAGGTTGGCCCATCATTCGGCCTCAGCGAGAGGTCATTTTAACATGATGACACGAGTATGTTGCAACATGTCACTTCTCCTCCCGCAGGGTGACTGGGTGTGGCTAAAAAAGTTCGAGGATGGCCACTTCAAGGAGGTGAAACAGAGCAGCACAAAGATTTTCACCAAGGTTCGCTTGAGCATGCTACGTGTATACAAATCACAGTTCAAAGCCCAAATGTTGTTTGCATGCTATTTAATTGTAGACCGCAACATCAGTCAATAGCAGGGgcgggcaaactttttgactctttgggccacattgggttaagaAATTTGGCCGAGGTGCCGTCCATATGTCGGTGGTCATCAGACAGAACGACGTGCTTATTCACGGTGAAACGAaatcaaaacacaacacatccacagcaagttaacgcatcacatatATACTACAACTACTAGTGCATGGGTGataaaaaacatcaaagcgCTAAGCACGTAACTTATGACGAAGttcccacaaggcatgctgggtcgTCCAGCGGCAACAACAACATGAGCTacgaacaataaaacattggctaTCAAGAGTATTGTAACGTCCCCCCTTGTTTACTTCCCTGatgacctcctcaacatattttgcagtcaagcaaaaatgcgacaaatgCTGCAAAACGTTGGGAGAGAGAGTAGcccaagctacccagcatgccttgcggcaggaaTATATGGGTGTAATTTTGGCATGGTGTCGTGcatagatatttatttgtatgcccacatggtgcataGAGGAGGTAGGTTACGTTGTGCGTTgcgtgtgtgttgacgtgtcGTATGGTTTGGATCGTCTTTTCGTACAAGCTACTGGTTGCATCTGGCTATTCCCTGTACGACTCAAGCATGCCACAagagcactgcaagtcatgttgctggATACAGCtttgatgttaaaggtttaaaaaaaagaatttggaAACGCCCGGCGGGCCAGATTAAGACGCTTGGTGGGCCTCatgtggcccacgggccgcagtttgcccacccctgctcaaTCTCGCTTGGGGACTTCTTGGGTAATAAAATGAAATCCAAAACATTGCTAATCTGTTTTTTAGATGAAGGACTTGAGAAACGAGAACGTCAATCCCTTCCTGGGCTTTTTCACGGAGAGCTCCATGTTTGCCGTGGTGACGGAGCACTGTTCCAGGGGGAGTCTGCAGGACCTGCTGAGGAACGAAGATGTGAAATTAGACTGGATGTTCAAGTCCTCACTTGTGCTCGACCTCATCAAGGTACTTACCTGCCtgtctgcctgcctgcctgccgcCCACGCCGTCCTCTAATAACTCTGACGCACTTTATCAGAGCGTCCATGCTCCCAAAGGGAGACTTGTTGCTGCTCACATCAGTCTCCTCCTGGGCTTCTGACAAAATGACTCTGCCTTGTtgtgaaaaaaacagtaaagctcTACTTCTACACTGAGATAAACGTCCTATTTACCTTTATTTAACTTCATCCTTCAAGCAAAGTAGGTGAATCACATTCATTTCATGTCCTTTATCTGCTGTGAGAGGCAGCAGAGTCCTTGCGATAAACAGCATCCTATTTTTTAACAGGTTCTGGCAGCATACACACTGCATAcaaacataaatgtttttttcagttgtgAGCATTTGCTAATGAATGACATTGCTATTTAATGTAGGTGCAGTTTAGTACACAGAGGCATGTACTGTAGCCTTGCTCAGCTCAATAAGATGTGAATTTGTGTACAGTAGAAATTCATAATTGTGGTACACAACTCAAGTTGCCACAGTGTTTGTTTGCCGCATTAAAAATGACACATTGTGCTTGCAGGGTATGAAATACCTCCATCACAGGGACTTCCCACACGGCCGACTAAAATCTCGTAACTGCGTGGTGGACGGGCGCTTCGTGCTCAAAATTACAGATTACGGCTTCAATGAGTTGCTGGAGTCTCAGAAAGCTCCTGTAGAACAACCTCCACCTGAAGGTAACAACATCACACCATGCTTTACACACACAACACGACGAGCTTGATTCTCCTCTGCTCCACTCAGACCTTTTCTGGACCGCTCCAGAGTTCCTTAGGGACCTCGCAAGCTCGCGTAAAGGCACCTACAAAGGGGACGTGTACAGCTTTTCCATTATCCTGCAAGAGGTGGTGGTCAGAGGACCGCCTTACTGCATGCTGGGCCTGCCGCCTGAGGGTATGGACTGGTACTGGCTGTTTTACGTAGTGCGGAAGCCGGGGAGAACTCTACCAGAACCAGAGGATGGTTCAATGGTAAAAAGAAGACAAGATAGAGTTGAAAATTAAGCTCATAATCATTTTAGGAAGTGCAGCAGTTCAGcgcaaaggagattgattgacaggtcTACAGCCAGTCAGGATACAGAAGACAATGGAGGCGGGTTCTTCCTTAGCCATTCAGGACGCAGGCCACAATGGACAGGTTTTCCCTTAGccagtcaggacgcagaacacaatgcgcgttcatattctgtaaaaaataaataaataaataaataaatgcaaatgccGTATTGTTCTTATTTTTCACACCTGACCTGTACACATACCTCCTTTGTGTTGTTAGAGATCATTCGAAAGGTGAAGAAGCCCCCTCCAATGTGCCGGCCCACTGTGGCCCCAGACCAAGCCCCGCTGGAGTGCATCCAGCTCATGAAACAGTGCTGGAGCGAACTGCCGGACCGAAGACCCAACTTTGATGAGATCTTTGACAGGGTTTGTTCATATTTAAGAAGTACAAAGTCGCTGTCATCTTTATTCTGAGCGCTTTCTGTTTTTCTTCCCGTGTAGTTCAAGATCATCAACAAGGGTAAGAAGACCAACATCATCGACTCCATGCTGAGGATGCTGGAGCAGTACAGCTCCAACCTGGAGGATCTCATCCGAGAGCGAACCGAGGAGCTGGAGGTGGAGAAGCAGAGGACGGAAAAACTGCTTTCCGAGATGCTTCCACCGTCAGTCGACAAACACGCTCGTCTCCGCTACAGTCAACCCATCCCAGATGCTTTCAAAGTCAACTGATTGTTCTCCCGTGTCCTTTCAGCTCTGTGGCGGAAGCTCTAAAGACCGGTGCCACGGTAGAGCCGGAG is drawn from Dunckerocampus dactyliophorus isolate RoL2022-P2 chromosome 12, RoL_Ddac_1.1, whole genome shotgun sequence and contains these coding sequences:
- the gucy2f gene encoding retinal guanylyl cyclase 2 isoform X2, whose protein sequence is MQHFPPNLRGPLWESIHPCVPVIKSRQTLLTPPFNFLIWILLGVLTFPCCVRCLIFKVGVLGPWNCDPVYYRTFPAAAARLAISRISGDLTLNLGLEMDFIILQEPCETSKALTSFIYYENMADAFVGPTNPGYCTAAALLAKNWDRAIFSHGCVNFELDRITGYPTFSRTVPFPSEVLFTVLKHFRWANIVVVSSNEDIWMDTAARVAAAMRKNGLPVALVTSVGINDTQVENTLRQIQDAGEIRVIVMCMHSVLLGGEPQAAFLLKAQQMGLTSGKYVFMPYDTLHYSLPYSTSYFPLQNNSLLREAYDAVLTITIASDPMSFTEALTVAEKSGELTLSVASEQVNPLFGTIYNSIYLLAKSIHKTKRAGMRLSGSNLAFYTKNITFSGFNQKVQVDNTGEIKTSYVILDTNNVGSQLYPTYVVDLLSGRLRFAGKSIHFPGESPPPSDSSCWFVQSALCTGGVELTYIIAVFSVIFALAVTGLAIGLYIRRKLQQIQLVKGPNRILLTLEDLTFINPQLSKKKITLEDLSESKSALEEKSADRSHSAHSTQTATHETTNVAVFEGDWVWLKKFEDGHFKEVKQSSTKIFTKMKDLRNENVNPFLGFFTESSMFAVVTEHCSRGSLQDLLRNEDVKLDWMFKSSLVLDLIKGMKYLHHRDFPHGRLKSRNCVVDGRFVLKITDYGFNELLESQKAPVEQPPPEDLFWTAPEFLRDLASSRKGTYKGDVYSFSIILQEVVVRGPPYCMLGLPPEEIIRKVKKPPPMCRPTVAPDQAPLECIQLMKQCWSELPDRRPNFDEIFDRFKIINKGKKTNIIDSMLRMLEQYSSNLEDLIRERTEELEVEKQRTEKLLSEMLPPSVAEALKTGATVEPEFFDQVTIYFSDIVGFTTISSLSDPIEVVDLLNDLYTLFDAVLSNHDVYKVETIGDAYMVASGLPKRNGNKHAAEIANMSLNILSSVGTFRMRHMPDVPVRIRIGIHSGSCVAGVVGLTMPRYCLFGDTVNTASRMESTGLPYRIHVNLSTVKTLRSLHEGYKIEVRGKTELKGQLAGDGDGRDQDPLPQGQQASGQAKNERERRKDVREIKKQSALSLASVA
- the gucy2f gene encoding retinal guanylyl cyclase 2 isoform X3 translates to MQHFPPNLRGPLWESIHPCVPVIKSRQTLLTPPFNFLIWILLGVLTFPCCVRCLIFKVGVLGPWNCDPVYYRTFPAAAARLAISRISGDLTLNLGLEMDFIILQEPCETSKALTSFIYYENMADAFVGPTNPGYCTAAALLAKNWDRAIFSHGCVNFELDRITGYPTFSRTVPFPSEVLFTVLKHFRWANIVVVSSNEDIWMDTAARVAAAMRKNGLPVALVTSVGINDTQVENTLRQIQDAGEIRVIVMCMHSVLLGGEPQAAFLLKAQQMGLTSGKYVFMPYDTLHYSLPYSTSYFPLQNNSLLREAYDAVLTITIASDPMSFTEALTVAEKSGELTLSVASEQVNPLFGTIYNSIYLLAKSIHKTKRAGMRLSGSNLAFYTKNITFSGFNQKVQVDNTGEIKTSYVILDTNNVGSQLYPTYVVDLLSGRLRFAGKSIHFPGESPPPSDSSCWFVQSALCTGGVELTYIIAVFSVIFALAVTGLAIGLYIRRKLQQIQLVKGPNRILLTLEDLTFINPQLSKKKITLEDLSESKSALEEKSADRSHSAHSTQTATHETTNVAVFEGDWVWLKKFEDGHFKEVKQSSTKIFTKMKDLRNENVNPFLGFFTESSMFAVVTEHCSRGSLQDLLRNEDVKLDWMFKSSLVLDLIKGMKYLHHRDFPHGRLKSRNCVVDGRFVLKITDYGFNELLESQKAPVEQPPPEEIIRKVKKPPPMCRPTVAPDQAPLECIQLMKQCWSELPDRRPNFDEIFDRFKIINKGKKTNIIDSMLRMLEQYSSNLEDLIRERTEELEVEKQRTEKLLSEMLPPSVAEALKTGATVEPEFFDQVTIYFSDIVGFTTISSLSDPIEVVDLLNDLYTLFDAVLSNHDVYKVETIGDAYMVASGLPKRNGNKHAAEIANMSLNILSSVGTFRMRHMPDVPVRIRIGIHSGSCVAGVVGLTMPRYCLFGDTVNTASRMESTGLPYRIHVNLSTVKTLRSLHEGYKIEVRGKTELKGKGIEETYWLVGKTDFAKPLPKPPEIKPGVNWQEMVTDEIKTLFRKANRQVDKQKTSGKGGKM
- the gucy2f gene encoding retinal guanylyl cyclase 2 isoform X1, whose amino-acid sequence is MQHFPPNLRGPLWESIHPCVPVIKSRQTLLTPPFNFLIWILLGVLTFPCCVRCLIFKVGVLGPWNCDPVYYRTFPAAAARLAISRISGDLTLNLGLEMDFIILQEPCETSKALTSFIYYENMADAFVGPTNPGYCTAAALLAKNWDRAIFSHGCVNFELDRITGYPTFSRTVPFPSEVLFTVLKHFRWANIVVVSSNEDIWMDTAARVAAAMRKNGLPVALVTSVGINDTQVENTLRQIQDAGEIRVIVMCMHSVLLGGEPQAAFLLKAQQMGLTSGKYVFMPYDTLHYSLPYSTSYFPLQNNSLLREAYDAVLTITIASDPMSFTEALTVAEKSGELTLSVASEQVNPLFGTIYNSIYLLAKSIHKTKRAGMRLSGSNLAFYTKNITFSGFNQKVQVDNTGEIKTSYVILDTNNVGSQLYPTYVVDLLSGRLRFAGKSIHFPGESPPPSDSSCWFVQSALCTGGVELTYIIAVFSVIFALAVTGLAIGLYIRRKLQQIQLVKGPNRILLTLEDLTFINPQLSKKKITLEDLSESKSALEEKSADRSHSAHSTQTATHETTNVAVFEGDWVWLKKFEDGHFKEVKQSSTKIFTKMKDLRNENVNPFLGFFTESSMFAVVTEHCSRGSLQDLLRNEDVKLDWMFKSSLVLDLIKGMKYLHHRDFPHGRLKSRNCVVDGRFVLKITDYGFNELLESQKAPVEQPPPEDLFWTAPEFLRDLASSRKGTYKGDVYSFSIILQEVVVRGPPYCMLGLPPEEIIRKVKKPPPMCRPTVAPDQAPLECIQLMKQCWSELPDRRPNFDEIFDRFKIINKGKKTNIIDSMLRMLEQYSSNLEDLIRERTEELEVEKQRTEKLLSEMLPPSVAEALKTGATVEPEFFDQVTIYFSDIVGFTTISSLSDPIEVVDLLNDLYTLFDAVLSNHDVYKVETIGDAYMVASGLPKRNGNKHAAEIANMSLNILSSVGTFRMRHMPDVPVRIRIGIHSGSCVAGVVGLTMPRYCLFGDTVNTASRMESTGLPYRIHVNLSTVKTLRSLHEGYKIEVRGKTELKGKGIEETYWLVGKTDFAKPLPKPPEIKPGVNWQEMVTDEIKTLFRKANRQVDKQKTSGKGGKM